The sequence TAGAGTGTCTTCGTGTCCACCCCCAAGTATCCAGCCATATCTCGTTGAGTCATGCTTGCCCCCTTTTTGGGCAAAATTTACTCATTCCATCATGAGGCCACAACAAAGGAACATTTCCATAAAGTTTATATAAATTCAGTAATATTTACCTTTTTATAAGATAGAATTAGGGATTATTTTCTTTTAAATATCTACTATTTTCAAGCTAGAACAACCCCCAAAGGCGAATTATGACTCAATTCCCCTTGCGACACTCCCTGCTTCTTGAAGGCGAAGCCCACCTTGTCAGTCAAGCCGCGACAAGGATCGCCAATGAGTGGAGAGAATCTCTACAGCTTATCACCTGCCTAGCCGAAAACCTAGACGACCCAGAAGGAAAGCTCCCCTCTCTTACGAGGATTCAATCCTTGCAAAAAGCGATTCTAAAAGAGGTTGATCTCATAAGCCAACAGATCGCTCGATTTTGCGACCTAGCCCAAAACGACACCCATCCCTCCCTTTTTCGACCTCATGCCGAAATCTCCAAAATCCTCCAACTCCTAGAGGGAGATTTGAAAGCCAAGGGGATCGTCTCTTGTGTCCAACAGGGGGAATCATTGGAGCTCTTTGGATTAAAGCATGATTTTCAAAAAGCCCTCTTTGCCCTCTCCCTCCTCCTTCTTCATCAAGCCAATGGGGGAGAATCTTTGATCTGGGAGCTTAAACTCCAGTCAAACCTCCTCCAAATTCAGGTTAAACTCCATCCCTCCCCCTCTCTTGGAGGCGAATCCTTACCTCTTCGATCCTCTCTTCTCCTCTTAAGTCGAGCCCTTCTTAAGCACTCTGGCCATCAGCTCTCCTATTATCCCAAAGAGTTCTCTTTTAGGATTCTCGCTCCTCTTAGTCCATTCTAGAACGATTCGATTAGCTCCCCCACCCTCTTTATATGCCTCTCTTGCGCCTTGATTTTTCTCTCATAACTATCAGGACGCCTGAGATTCTTGATCTCCTCGCGAAGCCTTGCAAGCTCATCCCTTGGGGAGAGCGGGCTCTTTTTGAGAAAGTCGGCGTATTGCTCTAGCGTCTCTTTTGTCCTATCTAGATAGACATTTGTCTCCTCAATTTGAAAGGTGATCAAGGCAATAAATCGCTCACTCGCCCCCTGCCAATCCCCCTCTCCCACGCGCTCCTCTATGAGCCGCTCTAGCACCCTTGTCTCGTAATCATCCAAAGGCACATCCTTGCCGCTTCCACCATCAAGAATATAGAGTATCGAGGGACCATGGTCATTCTCTTGGCGAATCTTCTGACAAGCCTCCACAGCCCCCTGGAATTGCGCCCAATAATCGCGTGTGATTCCAAGCGCTCTATCTCGCTCTAGTTTCTCGTCATTAAACAGCGCCAGCCTCTCATATAGAGGAAAAAGCCTCCCCATCTCACGCAGATAATACTCTCGATTCCTCTCAAAAAAGGGGCTCTTTGGAGTCATCTCTCCCTCTTGGCACTTTTGTAGCTCACGCTTAGCATCCTCGATGAGATAAGCGATGGAGCTTTTGTGCCTGTAGGCGATATCATCGTAGTAGCGAAGTTTATCTTTGAGATAGACCGCTTTCTCCTTGGGAGCCTCGAAGCCCTCAACATCCTTCATCGTGCGCCTCATCCACTCCAGCCGATCACGCCCAAAATAGGCACAATCCACCCCCTGCGCCTTGGAGAAATAGTCTTGATAGAGCGCCTCATACGCTCCCCTATCAGGAAAAATCGACCCTTTATGATAATCCCACGCCAAAGCCAAAAGGATCGAAATAACCACCAAAAGAGCGACTAGGTATTTTAGATTCTTCACACTCCTAAGACCTTAAACGAACCATCACATGGGTGTTGGAGGAGCCATCTTTGAAAGGAATCTTCTTTAGCTCAACAAAATCAAGCGTCTCAATCAGCCTGCCAAGCTTGTCATATCCATAGTTTCGCGGATCAAAAGCAGGATGATTCTTGGAAATATAGAGTCCAATGCTCGCCAAAGGCACCCAATCATCCTCTTTCATGGTGGCTTTAATCGCAGGCTGAATGATGCTTTTGAGTGCCTTGGATTCGCTCTTGCTCCATGAATCATTCCAGCTGCTCTCAGGGCGTCTTTGCTCCTCTTGACGCAGGATCTCTGTGTAGATGAACTTATCGCACGCCGCCACAAACGCCTCGGGAGTCTTCTTCTCTCCAAAGCCATAGACGACTAGCCCCGATTCTCGAATTCTTGTGGCTAAACGCGTGAAATCACTATCCGAGGAGACGAGGCAAAACCCCTCCAAAGGCGCATCATGAAGCAGATCCATCGCATCAATGATGAGCGCCGAATCAGTCGCATTTTTGCCGCTAGTGTAGTTAAACTGCTGAATAGGGGCGATGGCGTATTTATGCAGATGCTCCTTCCAGCTTTTGAGATTGCTGCTCGTCCAATCCCCATAGGCTCGCTTGATATTGAGCGTCCCATACTTAGAAATCTCCGCTAAAAGCTCGCCAAGCACGCTCGCTTGGGCGTTATCAGCATCAATAAGTACAGCAAGACGCTTTGAGCCGTTCTCTTTTTCTATCTCCATCTTTTTCCTTTTTGGAAGTTTGGCTTGGCTTGTAGTCGTTTTGAGCGCCAAAATATGTTTAAATTATGCCTAGATTTCACTCAAAAGCGAGCCCCCATGAGCCAAAAACAACCGATCAATCTTGTCCTCTCAGGCGGCGGCACTCGCGCCATCGGACATCTCGCCATCATCTCCGCCCTCCTAGAGCGGGGTTTTGAGATCAGGGCTATTTCAGGCTCCAGCGGAGGAGCGATCGTAGGTTCACTGCTTGCCAGCGGCAAAAGCCCCAAGGAGTGCTATGATCTCCTCTTAAAGACCAACTTTGTGCGCCTCTTTGCCTTCAAAATGAGCCAAGGTGGACTCTTTCATCTTAAGCGCGGAGAGGCCTATTTGGAGAAGATTCTTGGAATCAAAGAGTTTAGTGAGCTCTCTTTGCCTCTATATGTCTGCGTGGTGGATCTCAAAGAGGGGCGACCTTTTTTCTTAAGCGAAGGGAACATAGCCAAGGCGGTCATTGCCTCTAGCTCCATCTCCCCTTTTATGCGACCCGTAGAGATGGAGGGGCGGATGGGGGCGGATGGGGGAATCATGAACAACCTCCCCATAGAGCCCTTTTTGGAGGAGAATCTCCCCATCATTGGAATCAATGTCAACCCAAATCGCCCCTTTCACAGCCACTCCATGGTCTCCATCGCCAAGCGCGCGCTCTTTTTGCAATTTTATTCTAATATCCTAGAGCGCTCCAAACTCTGCTCTCTCTATCTAGAGCCTAGCGGAATTGATGCCTACACTATCTATGACCTCAAAAGCCTAGAGAGCGTCTATAACCTATGCCAAGAGTGGTGCGAAACGAATCTAGACGCTCTTATCGGTGATGTTCCCCTTCATGTTCTCCGGCCGTAGCTTCATACTGCTTGGCTCGACAAACCCAAAAGGTTGACTCTCTAGCCGTTCGTTGTTAGACTTGATCACCTCGGTGATGGCAGGGGTCAGGCTCACGGCACTTTTTTGATGTTTTTGCGTCTCATGAAGAGAAGGGAACGCGGTATTAAGGCTCACTTGCATCGGCTCCTCCTTGAGCGTTTAGTGTATAATATTCCTCATTTTCACCCAAGAACGCTTAAAGGATTCCCATGCCCTATGTGAACATCAAAATCACCCAAGAGGGGGCGACCCCTGAACAAAAAGAGCGCCTCATCCAAGGTGTCACAGAGCTTCTTCAAAAGGAGCTGGGTAAAAATCCTGCCACCACCGTGGTGGTGATTGAGGAGGTGCCAACAGACAACTGGGGCGTGGGAGGCGAGAGCATCACCAAGCGCCGCGCCAAAGGGGTCTAAGTGCACTTTCTCTACATTCATGGCTTTGCTAGCAGCGGGGAGAGCCATAAGGCCAAAGCGCTTAAGGCGGGGCTTGCACCTTATGAGGTGATGACGCCCACCCTCTCTTATGTTCCCTCTCTGGCATTTCAAACCCTTCGCCAACTCGTCGATGAGAGTCTCGCTCAAAAAGAGGAGCTAACCCTCATTGGCGCCTCTTTGGGGGGCTATTATGCAACCCAGCTCTCTTGGCTCTATAATCTCAAAGCGATTCTCATCAATCCCGCCATTACCCCCTATGAAACGCTCAAACTCGCCATCGGTGAAATAATCAACTACTCCACCAAGGAGCGATTCCTTTGGACGCACGCCCACCTAGAGGAGCTCAAAACGCTCTACACTCCCCACCCCGACGAATCCAAGCTCCTTCTGCTCCTCCAAAAAGGGGATGAGCTCCTTAACTATCTTGATGCCCTCAAACGATTCCCTAAGGCAAAAAATATCATTGAGGAGGGAGGAAATCACCAATTCCAAGGAATCGAGCGCCACATTGAGATGATTCTTCACTTTGCCAAGGGAGAAGATGCGTAGAATCTTTATTCTTGAGGACGACCCCCTTCTTGGCGAGATTTTAGAAGAACACCTCCAAAAGCGCTTTGAGGTGACACTTCTTCAAGAGGGGCTGGCGGCTGAAGAGTGCCTCCTTAAAGAGCGATTTGACCTCTGGCTCCTCGATATTCAAGTTCCAGGCCTAAACGGTCTAGAACTTCTTAAAAATCTCCGCACGCTTGGCTTTAAAACCCCTGCTATCTTCATCACCTCTCAAAACAGCTCCAAAGACCTCAAGGCAGGCTTTGAAGCGGGTGCGCACGACTACATTCGCAAGCCTTTTGATCTTGATGAGCTGGATGCAAGAATCCAAAACCTCTCTAACCTCTTTGGCCTAGGCGAAGAGGAGGAGGTCGCCCCTGGAATCACCTTTTTAGCCAATCGCAACCTTCTCATCCTCCAAGGCAAGAGCTTTTCGTTGCGCAAAAAAGAGGCGGAGATATTCTCTCTCTTCCTCCAAAATCGCGGAAAAACACTCACGCCCGCTGAGATCATCGCCAACATTTGGAGGTATGAAGAGACGCCCACCCCCTCCACCTTACGAAGCCACATCAAAAGCCTTCGCAAACTCCTAGGAGATGAGCTTATCCAAAATATTCGAGGCTTGGGGTATCGCTTTGGTTGAGTATGAGAGAGGCTCGCTTTTACGCTTCCTTGGACTCTATCTTGGCTCCACGCTTCTCTTGCTAGGAATCATCATCGCCCTCTTCTACCAAAATAGCCAAAAATCTCTCCTAGAGAGCGCCTATTTGAGGCTTGAGGTGGAGGCGGGCGAGATCGCCAAAGAGATTGTCTTGGCCCATATGCACGGTCAAACCCTTACCGCACTCCATCACCCCATCGATGCCCATCTCACCCTTTATGATATTGAAGGAAGAAGAATCGCAGGACTTGAAGCCCCTTTTGATCTCACGATTCGGCGAGGGGAGATCGAGGGGCTTTTGTATGTGGTGAACGACTCAGCCTTTGGGCATTTAGGCATCGATCACATTGTCCTCTCCATGGAGAAAAACCTCCAAAGCCTTGAGAGCCTTAAGGGCTATCTGCTCTTGGGATTTGCCCTCTTAGCCCTTCTTTTGGGGCTCTTCTCCTATCTGCTTTCACGCCTCTTTTTGCGCCCTATCAAAGAGGAGATAAAGCGCATCGACTCTTTCATCAAAAACGCCACACACGAGCTCAACACACCCCTAACTGCCCTGCTTGCCACGGCTAAATCTCTTCAAAAAGGAGAGGTGGATGAAAAAAAGATCTCCCGATTGCTCCTCATCGCCAAACAGATTGAGCACCTCTATAGTGACCTCTCCTATCTCTTTTTTAAAGATATTCGCCACCAAGAGGATCGATTCTTTGATTTGGGAGAGTTGGCACGCTCTAGGGCACTCTACTTTGAAGAGCTCGCCAACAACCGCGCTCTTTTTATCCAAACCACCCTGCACTCCTTAGAGATCAAGATGGATGAGGTGCTAGCGGAGCGAATCATTGACAATCTACTCTCCAATGCCATCAAGTATGCCCATGCGGGCACTTCCATTGAGCTGATTGTCCAAAAAGAGGGGTGGCTCTATGTCCAAAATGAGGGGGCGGAGATTCCACAAGAAGAGGGAGAGAAAATCTTTGAGCGCTACTATCGATTCCACCCCTCTTCCAAGGGGGCGAGCGGCCTTGGTATCGGACTTAGCATCATCAAGGAGATCACCTTGAGCTACCATCTTCCCCTTTTTCTCTCCTCCAAAGAGGGAAAAACGCGCCTAGGAGTGGACTTCTCGTCCCTAATCTCCTAGAGAATCAAGGCGAGAATCTAAACTCTTTTTGCTCTTCACCCCCAGCTCCCTGAGTCGCTCAGCACGCCGTATCAGATTCCCTTTGCCCTCTTTGAGCTTGGCTAGTGCTTCGCTGTAGATTTTCTCGCTCTTTTCGATCTGCTCTCCAATCTTTAAGAAATCCTCGGTGAATCCAACCAGCTTGTCATACATACTGCCCGCCTCTCTAGCGATCTCTTCGGCATTTTGACTCTGTCGTTCATACCGCCAAATATGGTGAATGGTTCGCAAAGTCACCAAGAGCGTGGAGGGGCTCACTAGAATGATGTTCTTCTCATAGGCCTCCACAAAAAGCCTAGGATCGTGTCGCAACGCCTCAATGAAGGCTCCCTCAATAGGAATGAACATCAGCACAAAATCAAGACTTCGCTCTTTAAGGAGAGAATCGTAGCTCTTAGAGGAGAGCTCTTTGAGGTGATTCTTGATGGAGCGGATATGCTCGGCAATGTCTTGAGGCTGCTGCGAATGGATGAAGCGCTCATAGGCGGTGAGCGAGGCCTTCGAATCGATCACTACATCGCGATTCTCCGGGAGGTGGACAATCACATCAGGACGCAAAAGCCGCCCCTCTTCACTTTTGAAGCTCGTCTGCACCTCATACTCTCGCCCCTTGGAGAGCCCCGAATCCTCCAAAATCTTCTCCAAAATCATCTCGCCCCAGCTCCCCTGCGTCTTGCTCTCGCCCTTGAGCGCTTGGGCTAGATGGAGTGCCTCTTCAGAGATTTTGAGATTGAGTGCCTTGAGATTCTTGATCTCATTCTCCAAAACCGCTCGCCCCTCCATCTCTTTGGCATGAGTCTCTTCCACTTTTTGACGAAAGGTTTTGATCTGCTCGCTGAGGGGCTTAAGAATCAGCCCCAGGGTCTCATTCTGCTTTTGCCCTAGGCGCTCACCCTTCTCCTCGAGGAACTTTTGCGCCAGCTCGCCAAACTCAAGCTTGAGCCGCTCTTGGGTCTGAGTCAAAAACCGCTCCTTCTCCAAAAGCATCTCACGCTCTTTTTGAAGCGTAGTCTCCAGCGAAGAGATTTGCGCAATATAGCGATTCTCCTCCTTTTGGCGCTCCTCTAATCGCCCCTCTAAAAGTCGCTTCTCCTCTTTGAGGGTGGAGAGCTGTTGCTGGGATAGATCGTTTTGGAGTTTTTGCGACAAAAGCTCATTTCTTGTTCGCTGAAGAAAGAAGAGAAGCAGAATGATTCCCGCCCCCAAGAGGGCAAGAAGAAGAATCTCAACCTCCAAGGTAGCGCTTTTTGATCTCGGCGTTATGAAGGAGATTAGAAGCAGCGTCACTCAAAACCACCTTGCCATTTTCTAGGACATAGGCTCTATCGGCGACTTTGAGCGCAGCAAAGGCATTTTGCTCCACGAGCAAGATCGTGATTCCCTCACTTCTTAGTCGTGTGATCGTGTCAAAAAGCTCTCCCACGATCTTGGGGGCCAGCCCTAAGCTTGGCTCATCGAGCATCAAAAGTTTAGGCTCTCCCATGAGCGCTCTAGCGATGGCTAGCATCTGCTGCTCTCCTCCGCTCATCGTACCCGCCAACTGCGCACATCGCTCTTTTAAACGAGGGAAAAGCTCATACATTCGATCCCGCATGCGCTCGAAATTTTCATCATTGTTGTAGGCTCCCATGCGAAGATTCTCTTCAATGGTGAGGTTGATGAAGACCTTTCTTCCCTCTGGCACGAGTGCGATTCCTCGCTGGATGATCTTATGCGTGGGGAGCTTAGAGATGTTCGCTCCAAAAAACTCCACCTCTCCTTTGGTTTTGACCGAATTGACGATCGCGCCAAGCGTGGAGGTTTTGCCCGCCCCATTGCTTCCAATGAGGGTGACAATTTCATGCTCTTCGATGTGGAAATCCACCCCTTTAAGCCCCTCAATGAGCCCATAATAGACATGGAGTCCTTTAATCTTCAACATTGGCAATATCCCCCAAATAAGCAGCGATCACGTGCTCATCGTTAATCGCTTCATGCGGCGTGCCGCTAAAGAGCATCTTGCCATAATCCAATACCAAGACGCGATCGCAAAGACGATTGACAAAAGGCATATCATGCTCAATCAAAAGGACACTCAATCCAAAATCCTCTTTCATCCGAAAAATAAGCTCGGCCAGCTCCTCGGTCTCCTTGGGATTCATCCCCGCGGCTGGCTCATCAAGGAGCAGAAGCTTTGGCGAGGTGGCAAGAGCTCTGGCGATCTCGACCTTGCGCTGATTCCCATAGCTAAGATTGGTGGCCTTCATCGAGGCGAACTCTTCGATTCCGATATAGCGGAGAATCTCCATCGCCTTCTCTCTTGCCTTTTTCTCTTCGGAGAAGAATCGACCAAAGCGAAATGCCGCCTCAATAAAGCTATAGCGCATGGAGGCGTGAAAGCCAATCAAAACATTCTCTAGCACGCTCATGCTCTCAAAAAGGCGAATGTTTTGAAAGGTTCGCGCGATTCCCTTGGTGACGATTTTATTAGGCTTATATCGAGTGATCTCCTCTTCTAGGAGCTTCACGCTCCCCGAAGTGGGCTTGTAGTTAGCGGTGATGATGTTAAACATAGTCGTTTTGCCTGCCCCATTGGGCCCAATGAGTCCAAAAATCTCTCCCGATTCAATAGAGAAGCTCACGCCATCAATCGCTCTTAATCCGCCAAACTGCATCACGGCGCTAGAAACTTCTAAAATCTTCATGAGCGCCTCCTTCTAAAGAGCTCCCACAGCTCTTTTTTGCCCATGATTCCCTCTCTCGCAAAAAGCATGAGAATGAGCAAAATGACCGAGAAAATAACCATTCTAAGACCCGGATAGGTGCCAAGATCTTGTCCAAAAAAGGAGAGGGGCTGATCGAGGAATCGTAGCCACTCGCCCCCGCCAATGACAATAATCGCCCCCAAAATAGCTCCGCTAGTGCTCCCTAGGCCCCCAAGCACGATGATGATGAGAAGCTGGAAGGTGAGCATAAAATCAAAAAGATCAGGAGAGATCGTAGTGAGGAGCGCGGCAAGCAACCCTCCGCCGATTCCCTCCAAAAAGGCGCTCGTGGTGAAAGCGCAGGTTTTGATTCTAAAGGTGTCAATCCCCATCGCAATCGCCGCATCCTCATCATCCCTCACGGCTTTCATCGCGCGTCCAAACTTTGAATAGACAATTTGCAGAATCAAGATCGTTGCCGCCAGAGCGATGATTCCACTCCAGTAGATGTTAGTGATTTGAGGAATCTCGTTGAGTCCAATCGCTCCGTTGGTGATTTGGGGGTTGTTCACCGCCAAAATCTTGATGATGAATCCAAACCCTAGCGTCACAATCGCTAGATAATCGCCCCTCACTCTAAAGACAGGGAAGGAGAGCAGAAGTGCCAAAAGAGCCGCACAAACCCCGCTAGCTAGGAGCGCAGGAATGAAGCTAGAGCTCATCCAAAGCACCAGTGCGTGGGGATCGGCGAGCTGATACATATCCAGCTTTGCCTCAGGACTTAGGAGCATGATGGAGGTGATATAGGCTCCCACTGCCACAAAGCCATTGGGCTCCAAAGAGAGCTGACCCGTGACTCCATTAATGAGGTTATAACTCACCGCTAGAATCGCGAAAATGAAGATGTTATTCATGATTCTTAAGATGTAGTCATTGAAATAGTTCTGACTCATCCATAGCCAAGAGATCAAAAGCGCATAGAGAATCGCATGAAGGAAAAGGGTCTGAATCGAATTTTGAGGTTTGAAAATCTTCTCCATTAGAATCGACTCCTCTCCAAGCGCTCATCCCCCATGATTCCCACAGGTCTAAAGAGAAGCACTAGAATTAAAAAGAGGAAGGCAAAGGCATCCTTATAGCCGCTTAATTCAGGAAATAGCGCCACCACAACCACCTCAGTGAATCCAAGGATAAATCCTCCAAGCACTGCGCCCGTCACGCTTCCAATCCCGCCCAAAACCGCGGCTGCAAACGCCTTAAGGCCAATAAGAACCCCCATTAGCGGATCAATGGTGGGGTAGCTAATCGCATAAAAAATCCCTCCCACGGCCGCTAGAGCACTTCCCATGATAAAGACGATAGAGATAATTTGATTGGCATCCACCCCCATGAGCCTCACGGTGTTCACATCAAACGCCACCGCTCTAATGGCCATCCCTTGCTTGGTGCGATAGAGCACATAGAGCAAGATCCCCAAAAGAAGGAGCGTCACCAAAGGAACAATCAGAGCGATATGGGTCAAAACGAGATGCGAAAGCGAGAGGGTCTCATTGAAAAAAGCGGGAGCCTCAAAGGATTTGGGAGTGCTTCCAAAAAAGACGTTGAAGATGTTCTCCAAGAAAAAGCTCACACCAATAGCCGTGATGAGCATGGAGATTCGGGGGGCGTTTCTTAAGGGTTTGTAGGCAATCTTGTCGATCACCACTCCAAGAAGCGCTGAAAAAAGAATCGAAAGCAATGCAGCCGCCCAAAAAGGGAGAGCAAAGCTAGAGACCCCAAAAAACACTAAAAAAGCGCCCACCATCATCACATCCGCGTGCGCGAAGTTTATGAGGCGCAAGACCCCATAAACCATCGTATAGCCAATCGCAATGAGAGCGTACATGCTCCCAAGGCTTACGCCATTAATTAACTGTTGAAAAAAGGTTAAAATATCCATCAAAGCCCTAGATTAAGGATTAATCGTGGTCTTATAGACCATCTCTCCGCTCTTCACCTCGTTGATGACCGCGCTCCTCACCGCATCGCCATTCTCAAGCGAGATGGTTCCTGTGATTCCCTCGAAATTCTTTGTGGCGCGAATGTTTTGATTCACGCACTCTTTGTCTTTAGGGTTGGTGCACTTCTCCATGGCGCTGGTGATGATTCCATAAGCATCGGCAATCATAGCGGCGAAGGTGTGGACTTTCTCGTTGTTGTATTTTTTCGCATAAGCCGCCATAAACTCTGCGCCCTTGGGGGTTTGCTTGGCATCAGGAGAGTAGTAATCCGTTGCCATGTAGCCCTCAATCGCCTCTTTGCCTACTTCAAAGAAGACCTTATCCGCGGCAATTCCATCTCCGCCAATAAAGGGAACATTGAGACCTAGCTGCTTGGATTGAATCGCGATCAAAGCCGCTTCGTTGGAGTAAATAGGAATATAGACTACATCCACACCCTTGGCTTTGACGCTAGAGATTTGCGCTTTGAAATCCTTGGTGCCCGCAGGAACTTGAGCCTCAATCTCAATCTTACCTCCTAGCTTGGTGAACTGCTGCTTGAAAGCCTTGGTGAGGCCGATAGAATAGTCACTGCCGCTATCAAACAAAACGGCCGCTTTTTTGGCCTTGAGATCGTTGTAGGCGAGATTAGCCCCAATAACCCCCTGAAAACTATCCGAGAAGCAGACACGACTCACGTAGTTGCGTCCCTTGGTCACTCGGTCGTTGGTTGCCACAGGAGCTATCAAAGGCGTCTTGGTGTCATCGGCGATCTTGGTCATGGCCAGCGTGTTAGTCGAGGTGAGCGCTCCAATAACCGCGTCCACTTTATCGCTGGAGACGAGCTTTTGCATGGCGTTGGCCGATTCGATCTTGTCGCTTTTGTTATCAACAACCACGAGCTTGATGGTGTCGCCATTGGCGAGCGTGGGTTTGAGCTCATTGATCAGCGTGATGCCTTTATTGGCGGATTGTCCATAACCGCCAATAGCGCCACTTAGGGGCAAAACCACTCCGATTTTCACTTCAGCCGCGACAAGTGAACCCGCCGCTACCGCTGATATAAGTGCAAGTTTGAACATTCCCTTCATCTTTGTCTCCTTTTTGTCATCGATTTGGATTTAAAAAATGCGAATATTATAGTGAGCGCAACCTTTAGATTCCTACACCCAAATGCCCAAAATATGAGCATTGTTTCGTTTTTTCTTACGGGGCATCCCTAAAAAAGAGGATAATTTTGACGAATCGCCTCATAGAGCACAATACCTGTGGCTGTGGCTAGATTGAGACTTCGGTTTCCCTCTTTCATTGGAATCTTGAGCATGGCTTGAGGGTGCGCCTCTAAAAGCACTTGAGGAAGCCCCGCATCCTCACGCCCAAAATAGAGATAGGCGCTAGGAGGCAATGAGGCCTCAAAATAGGCGCGCTTGGCTTTGGTGGTGAGCAAAAAATGACTCTCGCCAAAAGGGTGTGCCTCTGTAAACGCCTCCAAAGAGCTCCACTCATAGAGCTCTAAATGCTCCCAATAGTCCATCCCTGCGCGCTTAATCTCTTTTTGAGAGAGGGTGAATCCTAGCGGATGAATGAGATGGAGTGCGCTTTGAGTGGCGGCACACAAGCGCCCAATATTGCCCGTATTTTGGGGGATTCTTGGCTCAACCAAAACGATCTGCAGCTTCATTCTCTAGAGCCTCTAAGCCAAGCCTTCAAAAGGAGAGCGAAGCTTTTGGCGTGACTCTTCATCATTAATCCCAGACGGCGCTTGATGATGAGCTGGCGAACCTCTTGGGCCTCTTTAGAAGATAACGGTTTTGTTGCCATGGACGAAAATCCGATCATGGAGCGCTAGATTGAG comes from Wolinella succinogenes DSM 1740 and encodes:
- a CDS encoding NYN domain-containing protein; this translates as MEIEKENGSKRLAVLIDADNAQASVLGELLAEISKYGTLNIKRAYGDWTSSNLKSWKEHLHKYAIAPIQQFNYTSGKNATDSALIIDAMDLLHDAPLEGFCLVSSDSDFTRLATRIRESGLVVYGFGEKKTPEAFVAACDKFIYTEILRQEEQRRPESSWNDSWSKSESKALKSIIQPAIKATMKEDDWVPLASIGLYISKNHPAFDPRNYGYDKLGRLIETLDFVELKKIPFKDGSSNTHVMVRLRS
- a CDS encoding patatin-like phospholipase family protein, with product MSQKQPINLVLSGGGTRAIGHLAIISALLERGFEIRAISGSSGGAIVGSLLASGKSPKECYDLLLKTNFVRLFAFKMSQGGLFHLKRGEAYLEKILGIKEFSELSLPLYVCVVDLKEGRPFFLSEGNIAKAVIASSSISPFMRPVEMEGRMGADGGIMNNLPIEPFLEENLPIIGINVNPNRPFHSHSMVSIAKRALFLQFYSNILERSKLCSLYLEPSGIDAYTIYDLKSLESVYNLCQEWCETNLDALIGDVPLHVLRP
- a CDS encoding 2-hydroxymuconate tautomerase family protein, whose amino-acid sequence is MPYVNIKITQEGATPEQKERLIQGVTELLQKELGKNPATTVVVIEEVPTDNWGVGGESITKRRAKGV
- a CDS encoding YqiA/YcfP family alpha/beta fold hydrolase gives rise to the protein MHFLYIHGFASSGESHKAKALKAGLAPYEVMTPTLSYVPSLAFQTLRQLVDESLAQKEELTLIGASLGGYYATQLSWLYNLKAILINPAITPYETLKLAIGEIINYSTKERFLWTHAHLEELKTLYTPHPDESKLLLLLQKGDELLNYLDALKRFPKAKNIIEEGGNHQFQGIERHIEMILHFAKGEDA
- a CDS encoding response regulator transcription factor; the encoded protein is MRRIFILEDDPLLGEILEEHLQKRFEVTLLQEGLAAEECLLKERFDLWLLDIQVPGLNGLELLKNLRTLGFKTPAIFITSQNSSKDLKAGFEAGAHDYIRKPFDLDELDARIQNLSNLFGLGEEEEVAPGITFLANRNLLILQGKSFSLRKKEAEIFSLFLQNRGKTLTPAEIIANIWRYEETPTPSTLRSHIKSLRKLLGDELIQNIRGLGYRFG
- a CDS encoding sensor histidine kinase, which translates into the protein MSLSKIFEAWGIALVEYERGSLLRFLGLYLGSTLLLLGIIIALFYQNSQKSLLESAYLRLEVEAGEIAKEIVLAHMHGQTLTALHHPIDAHLTLYDIEGRRIAGLEAPFDLTIRRGEIEGLLYVVNDSAFGHLGIDHIVLSMEKNLQSLESLKGYLLLGFALLALLLGLFSYLLSRLFLRPIKEEIKRIDSFIKNATHELNTPLTALLATAKSLQKGEVDEKKISRLLLIAKQIEHLYSDLSYLFFKDIRHQEDRFFDLGELARSRALYFEELANNRALFIQTTLHSLEIKMDEVLAERIIDNLLSNAIKYAHAGTSIELIVQKEGWLYVQNEGAEIPQEEGEKIFERYYRFHPSSKGASGLGIGLSIIKEITLSYHLPLFLSSKEGKTRLGVDFSSLIS
- the rmuC gene encoding DNA recombination protein RmuC, with amino-acid sequence MEVEILLLALLGAGIILLLFFLQRTRNELLSQKLQNDLSQQQLSTLKEEKRLLEGRLEERQKEENRYIAQISSLETTLQKEREMLLEKERFLTQTQERLKLEFGELAQKFLEEKGERLGQKQNETLGLILKPLSEQIKTFRQKVEETHAKEMEGRAVLENEIKNLKALNLKISEEALHLAQALKGESKTQGSWGEMILEKILEDSGLSKGREYEVQTSFKSEEGRLLRPDVIVHLPENRDVVIDSKASLTAYERFIHSQQPQDIAEHIRSIKNHLKELSSKSYDSLLKERSLDFVLMFIPIEGAFIEALRHDPRLFVEAYEKNIILVSPSTLLVTLRTIHHIWRYERQSQNAEEIAREAGSMYDKLVGFTEDFLKIGEQIEKSEKIYSEALAKLKEGKGNLIRRAERLRELGVKSKKSLDSRLDSLGD
- a CDS encoding ABC transporter ATP-binding protein; its protein translation is MLKIKGLHVYYGLIEGLKGVDFHIEEHEIVTLIGSNGAGKTSTLGAIVNSVKTKGEVEFFGANISKLPTHKIIQRGIALVPEGRKVFINLTIEENLRMGAYNNDENFERMRDRMYELFPRLKERCAQLAGTMSGGEQQMLAIARALMGEPKLLMLDEPSLGLAPKIVGELFDTITRLRSEGITILLVEQNAFAALKVADRAYVLENGKVVLSDAASNLLHNAEIKKRYLGG
- a CDS encoding ABC transporter ATP-binding protein, yielding MKILEVSSAVMQFGGLRAIDGVSFSIESGEIFGLIGPNGAGKTTMFNIITANYKPTSGSVKLLEEEITRYKPNKIVTKGIARTFQNIRLFESMSVLENVLIGFHASMRYSFIEAAFRFGRFFSEEKKAREKAMEILRYIGIEEFASMKATNLSYGNQRKVEIARALATSPKLLLLDEPAAGMNPKETEELAELIFRMKEDFGLSVLLIEHDMPFVNRLCDRVLVLDYGKMLFSGTPHEAINDEHVIAAYLGDIANVED